The following coding sequences are from one Oncorhynchus clarkii lewisi isolate Uvic-CL-2024 chromosome 20, UVic_Ocla_1.0, whole genome shotgun sequence window:
- the LOC139376908 gene encoding ligand-dependent corepressor-like isoform X2, which translates to MASLCKRQQCTIERRGFRQDLDSWRHKLIHCVGFESILEGLFGSRLVEDLTLFKGSEPEGGTDWSFDENCPFCCVRRDKVKEHLVGLSNQGLESGAEPLLVKDQTKINRLEKQAEEFFNAVLYKKDVPSFSDPHIPGVALDIMQRMIRQFAAEYTSKSSSSTPDSRYTPRPGPHPDQSLPPPPSLPTVPPAASPGGTATHSVPSQNPVLSKLLMADQDLPLDLTVKKPLPQPVEQDGVLDLSLKKGRAKSSTPSLRSPHLSQTSTLKGRSLSADGQAGLPMWSLQDGRRENFSHSVPLKPPSPLCHALHIKQEVNLYSSPELSPNQNQMSRPFDHLSLLSRYGSPSWASKTHFGALLKLRANSRAGDHLKDLPSLLEAAGLFTKSPSCGKAIIQEAPRDPGLSLSHSPTVDLKIPQVRGLGGLGMDFCLGSLSSDPYRLPSHHCENSLGKRQRSILPKHSRLGSSGGEKEYWASSDTDRPASGGQYPTSDPEADLSNMHLRKKRGRYRQYNAELLEEAIGVVMEGKMSVSKAQTVYGIPHSTLEYKVKERLGTLKHPPKKKLKLMSHMEEPEDTEAPESQEALYATMDLQSVSASGENGRQLLSTRLSPDE; encoded by the exons GTTTTGAGAGCATTCTAGAAGGGTTGTTTGGGTCGAGGTTGGTGGAGGACCTAACGTTATTTAAAG GCAGTGAGCCCGAAGGCGGTACAGACTGGTCATTTGATGAGAACTGCCCGTTCTGCTGCGTAAGACGAGACAAAGTCAAG GAGCACTTAGTTGGCCTGAGCAACCAGGGGTTGGAGAGTGGAGCTGAACCCCTGCTGGTCAAAGACCAGACCAAGATCAACAGACTTGAGAAACAAGCAGAGGAATTTTTTAATGCAGTCCTCTACAAAAAAG aTGTGCCCAGCTTCTCAGACCCGCACATTCCAGGAGTGGCTCTGGACATAATGCAGAGGATGATCCGCCAGTTCGCTGCAGAATATACCTCAAAAAGTAGTTCCTCTACTCCGGACAGCCGCTACACTCCCAGGCCTGGTCCCCACCCAGACCAAAGCCTGCCTCCTCCCCCCTCGCTGCCCACGGTGCCCCCAGCTGCCAGCCCTGGTGGTACTGCTACCCACTCCGTACCCAGCCAGAACCCCGTCCTCTCCAAGCTGCTGATGGCCGACCAGGACTTGCCTCTCGACCTCACTGTCAAGAAGCCTCTGCCACAGCCTGTAGAACAAG ATGGAGTCCTGGACCTGTCACTCAAAAAGGGACGGGCCAAAAGCAGCACTCCATCGCTCCGCAGCCCACATCTTTCCCAGACGTCCACTCTTAAAGG GCGTTCCCTGAGTGCTGACGGACAGGCCGGGCTGCCTATGTGGAGCCTGcaggatgggaggagggagaaTTTCAGCCACTCTGTCCCTTTAAagcccccctcacctctctgtcACGCCCTGCACATCAAACAGGAAGTGAACCTATATTCCAGCCCAGAGTTGTCTCCCAACCAGAACCAGATGTCCAGACCCTtcgaccacctctctctcctttccaggTACGGCTCTCCGTCCTGGGCCTCCAAGACCCACTTTGGAGCCCTCCTGAAGCTCCGGGCCAACAGCAGAGCTGGAGACCACCTCAAAGACCTACCCAGCTTGCTGGAGGCTGCAGGGCTCTTCACCAAGTCGCCCTCCTGTGGGAAGGCAATCATCCAGGAGGCCCCCAGAGACCCgggcctctctctttcccactccccGACCGTTGACCTCAAAATCCCCCAGGTGAGAGGCCTTGGAGGCCTGGGGATGGACTTCTGCTTGGGCTCCCTGAGCTCTGATCCCTACAGACTCCCCAGCCACCACTGTGAGAACAGCCTGGGGAAGAGGCAGAGGTCCATCCTGCCCAAACACAGCCGCCTGGGAAgcagtggaggagagaaggagtacTGGGCTTCATCCGATACAGACCGCCCTGCCTCTGGGGGGCAGTATCCTACCTCTGACCCCGAGGCAGACCTCAGCAACATGCATCTGAGGAAAAAGAGGGGACGATACCGACAGTACAACGCAGAGCTGCTAGAGGAAGCTATTGGAGTGGTGATGGAGGGGAAGATGAGCGTGTCCAAGGCTCAGACCGTCTACGGGATCCCTCACAGCACGCTGGAGTATAAAGTCAAGGAGCGCCTTGGCACCCTGAAACATCCACCCAAGAAGAAGCTGAAGCTGATGAGCCACATGGAGGAACCGGAGGATACGGAGGCCCCAGAGAGCCAAGAAGCTCTGTATGCGACCATGGACCTTCAGTCTGTGTCAGCATCTGGAGAGAACGGCAGGCAGCTGCTCAGTACACGCCTCTCCCCAGACGAATAA